Proteins from a single region of Shinella zoogloeoides:
- the rplI gene encoding 50S ribosomal protein L9 — protein MDVILLERIAKLGQMGETVKVRDGFARNYLLPLGKALRANEANKKRFESERATLEARNLERKSEAQGVAEKLDGKTFVIVRSAGETGQLYGSVAARDIIDALAAEGFNIGRNQVELNTPIKAIGLHKVVLHLHAEVELSVEVNVARSAEEAERQSKGESLTSADAIYGVDEDALKPGDFFDPEADLDGDEA, from the coding sequence ATGGACGTCATTCTTCTCGAACGCATCGCCAAGCTCGGCCAGATGGGCGAAACCGTAAAGGTTCGCGACGGCTTCGCCCGTAACTACCTGCTGCCGCTCGGCAAGGCGCTGCGCGCCAACGAAGCCAACAAGAAGCGCTTCGAATCCGAGCGTGCGACGCTCGAAGCCCGTAACCTCGAGCGCAAGTCGGAAGCCCAGGGCGTTGCCGAAAAGCTCGACGGCAAGACCTTCGTCATCGTTCGCTCCGCCGGCGAAACCGGCCAGCTCTACGGCTCGGTCGCTGCCCGCGACATCATCGACGCCCTGGCTGCCGAAGGCTTCAACATCGGCCGCAACCAGGTCGAGCTCAACACCCCGATCAAGGCAATCGGCCTGCACAAGGTCGTCCTGCACCTGCACGCCGAAGTCGAACTCTCGGTTGAAGTCAACGTTGCCCGTTCGGCCGAAGAAGCCGAGCGCCAGTCCAAGGGCGAAAGCCTGACCTCGGCCGACGCCATCTACGGCGTTGACGAAGACGCGCTGAAGCCGGGCGATTTCTTCGACCCGGAAGCCGACCTCGACGGCGACGAAGCCTGA
- the fabD gene encoding ACP S-malonyltransferase: MSVAFTFPGQGSQAVGMGKDLADAFPEARAVFAEVDEALGQKLSTIMFEGPEETLTLTANAQPALMAVSIAVMRVLEARGLSLKDKVSYVAGHSLGEYSALCAAGTFSLADTARLLRIRGNAMQSAVPVGEGAMAAIIGLEQADVEAICKEASAGGSCQIANDNGGGQLVISGSKPAVEVAARLATEKGAKRALMLSVSAPFHSALMAPAADAMREALATVAAKAPVVPVIANVRAAPVSDPEEIVKLLVEQVTGQVRWRETVEWFGKNDVTTLYEVGSGKVLTGLARRIDKSVTGIAINTPADIDSALAALLG, from the coding sequence ATGAGCGTAGCATTCACCTTCCCCGGCCAGGGCAGCCAGGCCGTCGGCATGGGCAAGGATCTCGCCGACGCCTTCCCCGAGGCGCGTGCCGTTTTCGCGGAAGTCGACGAGGCCCTCGGCCAGAAGCTTTCCACCATCATGTTCGAAGGGCCGGAAGAAACGCTGACGCTGACCGCCAACGCCCAGCCGGCGCTGATGGCCGTCTCCATCGCCGTCATGCGCGTGCTGGAAGCGCGCGGCCTGTCGCTGAAGGACAAGGTCTCCTACGTCGCCGGCCATTCGCTCGGTGAATATTCGGCCCTCTGTGCCGCCGGCACCTTCTCGCTGGCCGATACCGCGCGCCTTCTGCGCATCCGCGGCAACGCCATGCAGTCGGCCGTTCCGGTCGGCGAGGGCGCCATGGCCGCCATCATCGGCCTTGAACAGGCTGACGTCGAAGCCATCTGCAAGGAAGCCTCCGCCGGCGGCTCCTGCCAGATCGCCAACGACAATGGCGGCGGCCAGCTCGTCATCTCCGGCTCCAAGCCGGCCGTCGAGGTCGCGGCCCGCCTTGCGACGGAGAAGGGCGCCAAGCGCGCGCTGATGCTCTCCGTTTCCGCCCCCTTCCATTCCGCCCTGATGGCGCCCGCCGCCGACGCCATGCGCGAGGCGCTCGCCACTGTTGCGGCCAAGGCTCCGGTCGTGCCGGTCATCGCCAATGTGCGCGCCGCCCCGGTCAGCGATCCTGAGGAGATCGTCAAGCTTCTCGTCGAGCAGGTCACCGGCCAGGTCCGCTGGCGCGAGACGGTCGAGTGGTTCGGCAAGAATGATGTGACGACACTCTATGAAGTCGGCTCCGGCAAGGTGCTGACCGGCCTTGCGCGCCGTATCGACAAGTCCGTCACCGGCATCGCCATCAACACTCCCGCCGATATCGACAGCGCGCTCGCAGCGCTCCTCGGCTGA
- a CDS encoding outer membrane protein, whose translation MLSLKCFIGSSVLATAALLSITPAAAEDWSGFYLGVHGGGAWSPSSYDHVETLGVGGSEDNREFFSTDGSSVAGGFQAGVQQQFDQFVLGVEGFYTLLDAKDSSQTDLNGIPRTRETRLNDYWGAAARVGYNLDNAMPYLKVGYAGTTLDYVNTRIADNVVVGESSNKVGGVLLGAGVDFALTKNWTVGADYSFTKFNVGSQQQTRDGAAVAAYNDDNDVKLHLVTIRLNYKF comes from the coding sequence ATGCTTTCACTGAAATGTTTCATCGGCAGCAGCGTCCTCGCAACGGCAGCGCTGCTATCCATTACACCGGCGGCTGCCGAAGACTGGTCCGGCTTCTATCTGGGGGTGCATGGCGGTGGCGCATGGTCTCCCTCCTCCTATGACCATGTGGAAACGCTCGGCGTCGGCGGCAGCGAAGACAATCGTGAATTCTTTTCGACAGATGGCTCGAGTGTTGCCGGTGGTTTCCAGGCAGGCGTTCAGCAGCAGTTCGATCAATTCGTGCTAGGCGTGGAAGGGTTCTACACGCTCCTGGATGCAAAGGATTCCAGCCAGACCGATCTCAACGGCATCCCCAGGACGCGCGAAACCCGATTGAATGACTATTGGGGCGCCGCGGCACGCGTCGGCTACAATCTCGACAACGCCATGCCCTACCTGAAAGTCGGTTATGCCGGTACGACCCTCGACTATGTGAACACGCGCATAGCCGACAATGTTGTCGTAGGGGAATCATCCAACAAGGTGGGCGGGGTTCTGCTGGGAGCAGGTGTAGACTTCGCACTCACCAAGAACTGGACGGTCGGAGCAGACTACAGCTTCACCAAATTCAATGTCGGTTCTCAACAGCAGACGCGAGATGGCGCCGCAGTCGCCGCTTACAATGACGATAACGATGTCAAGCTGCATCTGGTGACGATCCGGCTTAACTACAAGTTCTGA
- the rpsR gene encoding 30S ribosomal protein S18 yields the protein MADVSSAPARRPFHRRRKTCPFSGANAPKIDYKDVRLLSRYISERGKIVPSRITAVSQKKQRELAKAIKRARFLGLLPYVVA from the coding sequence ATGGCTGATGTTTCTTCCGCTCCGGCACGCCGTCCGTTCCACCGCCGTCGCAAGACCTGCCCCTTCTCGGGCGCAAACGCTCCGAAGATCGACTACAAGGACGTTCGTCTTCTCTCGCGCTACATTTCCGAGCGCGGCAAGATCGTTCCGTCCCGCATCACGGCCGTTTCCCAGAAGAAGCAGCGCGAACTGGCCAAGGCCATCAAGCGCGCCCGCTTCCTCGGCCTGCTGCCCTACGTCGTAGCGTAA
- a CDS encoding acyl carrier protein: MSDVAERVKKIVIDHLGVDAEKVSEGASFIDDLGADSLDTVELVMAFEEEFGVEIPDDAADSILTVGDAVKFIEKAQA; this comes from the coding sequence ATGAGCGACGTAGCAGAACGCGTAAAGAAAATTGTCATTGATCATCTGGGCGTTGACGCCGAAAAGGTCAGCGAAGGCGCAAGCTTCATCGATGACCTTGGCGCGGACTCGCTCGACACCGTCGAACTGGTCATGGCGTTCGAAGAAGAATTCGGCGTCGAGATCCCGGACGATGCCGCTGACTCGATCCTGACGGTCGGCGACGCCGTCAAGTTCATCGAGAAGGCCCAGGCCTGA
- a CDS encoding aldo/keto reductase — MKYNPLGRTGIGVSEICLGTMTWGSQNSEQEAHDQLDYAFSRGVNFIDTAELYPTTPLSAETYGDTERFIGSWMQARGNRDKVILASKVAGPGRPYIRGGAPMSRAGILEAIDDSLARLRTDYIDLYQLHWPNRGHYHFRNAWSYDPSKQDREKVAAELLEALETVGDLVKAGKVRALGLSNETAWGTMQMLRHAEDKGLPRVASIQNEYNLLYRSYDLDLAELSHHEDVGLLAYSPLAAGLLTGKYLDGARPDGSRLTKNGDLGGRYQPLQEPAVRAYVELAKENGIDPAQMALAFCLTRPFMASVIIGATSMEQLKTDIASADLTLSVDVMNGIRRIHRLYPAPM, encoded by the coding sequence ATGAAATACAATCCGCTCGGCCGGACCGGCATCGGCGTGTCCGAGATTTGCCTCGGCACGATGACCTGGGGCTCGCAGAACAGCGAGCAGGAAGCCCACGACCAGCTCGACTACGCCTTCTCCCGGGGCGTCAACTTCATCGACACCGCCGAACTTTATCCGACCACCCCGCTTTCCGCCGAGACCTATGGCGACACCGAGCGCTTCATCGGCTCCTGGATGCAGGCGCGCGGCAATCGCGACAAGGTCATCCTCGCCTCCAAGGTCGCCGGCCCCGGCCGCCCCTATATCCGCGGCGGCGCGCCGATGAGCCGCGCGGGCATCCTCGAAGCCATCGACGACAGCCTTGCGCGTCTCAGGACCGACTATATCGACCTCTACCAGCTCCACTGGCCAAACCGCGGCCACTATCACTTCCGCAATGCCTGGAGCTACGACCCGTCGAAGCAGGATCGCGAGAAGGTTGCGGCCGAACTGCTGGAAGCGCTGGAAACGGTCGGCGATCTCGTGAAGGCCGGCAAGGTGCGCGCGCTCGGCCTTTCCAACGAGACGGCCTGGGGCACGATGCAGATGCTGAGACACGCCGAGGACAAGGGCCTGCCGCGCGTCGCCTCCATCCAGAACGAGTATAACCTGCTCTACCGGAGCTACGATCTCGACCTTGCGGAACTGTCGCATCATGAGGATGTGGGGCTGCTCGCCTATTCGCCGCTCGCCGCCGGGCTTCTGACCGGCAAGTATCTCGATGGCGCGCGGCCGGACGGTTCGCGCCTGACCAAGAACGGCGATCTCGGCGGCCGCTACCAGCCGCTGCAGGAGCCGGCGGTGCGCGCCTATGTGGAGCTTGCGAAGGAAAACGGCATCGACCCGGCGCAGATGGCCCTCGCCTTCTGCCTGACGCGGCCCTTCATGGCCTCCGTCATCATCGGCGCGACGTCGATGGAGCAGTTGAAGACGGATATCGCCAGCGCGGACCTGACGCTCTCAGTCGATGTGATGAACGGCATCCGCCGTATCCACCGGCTCTATCCCGCGCCGATGTAA
- a CDS encoding SAM-dependent methyltransferase, with product MKFIVQALVSRLVETGNLKITYPDGTCQAFGDGTGSPVHLRINTKRALRGLALDPAYFLGHHYGTGDIDIVEGDMYGFLKAVFTGNPDFKYYDTGWNRLLDRLRYLFRWVREKNSVVRARRNVQHHYDLTGALYDLFLDQDRQYSCAYFERPNQSLDDAQLAKKRHIAAKLNIHRPGQSVLDIGSGWGGMALYLARQLGAKVTGVTLSDEQHALSVRRANEVGLSEAVTFLLQDYRNTEGPFDRIVSVGMFEHVGRPNYLTFFKKSASLLKRDGVMLLHTIGRTDRPSANNPFIEKYIFPGGYIPALSEVMQAVEKSGLAVTDVEILRLHYAETLRHWRERFMARREEAKALYDEKFCRIWEFYLAASESAFRWQNLVVFQIQLSHDQQSVPLTRDYIGRGEDCLLSHEGNPKAEPRGARRYPREASL from the coding sequence ATGAAATTCATTGTTCAGGCTCTCGTTTCCCGCCTCGTCGAGACCGGAAATCTGAAAATCACCTATCCGGACGGAACCTGCCAGGCCTTCGGCGATGGCACAGGAAGCCCGGTCCATCTGCGGATCAACACGAAAAGAGCCCTTCGGGGCCTTGCACTCGACCCCGCCTATTTTCTCGGCCATCACTATGGCACCGGGGATATCGATATCGTCGAAGGCGACATGTACGGCTTCCTGAAGGCCGTGTTCACCGGCAATCCCGATTTCAAATATTACGATACCGGCTGGAACCGGCTTCTCGACCGGCTGCGCTATCTCTTCCGCTGGGTGCGGGAAAAGAACAGCGTGGTGCGCGCGCGCCGGAATGTGCAGCACCATTACGACCTGACGGGTGCGCTCTACGATCTCTTCCTCGATCAGGACCGGCAATATTCCTGCGCCTATTTCGAGCGGCCCAACCAGTCGCTGGACGATGCGCAGCTTGCCAAGAAGCGCCATATCGCCGCCAAGCTCAACATCCACCGGCCCGGCCAGAGCGTACTCGACATCGGCAGCGGCTGGGGCGGCATGGCGCTCTATCTTGCCCGCCAGCTCGGCGCGAAGGTGACGGGCGTCACCCTTTCCGACGAGCAGCACGCGCTTTCCGTCAGGCGGGCGAACGAGGTGGGGCTGTCGGAAGCGGTGACATTCCTGCTGCAGGACTATCGCAATACGGAGGGCCCGTTCGACCGGATCGTCTCCGTCGGCATGTTCGAGCATGTCGGGCGACCGAACTACCTCACCTTCTTCAAAAAGAGCGCATCGCTCCTCAAGCGCGACGGCGTGATGCTGCTGCACACAATCGGCCGCACGGACCGGCCATCCGCCAACAACCCGTTCATCGAGAAGTACATCTTTCCCGGCGGCTATATCCCTGCCCTCTCGGAAGTGATGCAGGCGGTGGAAAAGAGCGGGCTGGCCGTGACGGACGTGGAAATCCTGCGCCTCCACTATGCCGAGACGCTGCGCCATTGGCGGGAACGTTTCATGGCGCGGCGCGAAGAGGCGAAGGCGCTCTACGATGAAAAATTCTGCCGCATCTGGGAGTTCTATCTCGCGGCATCGGAAAGCGCCTTCCGCTGGCAGAATCTCGTCGTCTTCCAGATCCAGCTCTCGCACGACCAGCAGTCCGTGCCCCTGACGCGCGACTATATCGGCCGCGGCGAGGATTGCCTGCTTTCGCACGAAGGCAACCCGAAGGCGGAGCCGCGTGGCGCGCGCCGGTATCCGCGGGAGGCCTCGCTCTGA
- the fabF gene encoding beta-ketoacyl-ACP synthase II: MRRVVITGTGMVSPLGCGTEVTWSRLLEGRSGAARVTAFEVEDLPAKIACSIPLGDGSDGTYNADQWMEPKEQRKVDPFIVYAMAAADMALADAGWHPKTDEDQIATGVLIGSGIGGLEGIVEGGYTLRDKGPRRVSPFFIPGRLINLASGHVSIRHKLRGPNHSVVTACSTGAHAIGDASRLIALGDADVMVAGGAESPICRIALAGFAACKALSTERNDDPTAASRPYDRDRDGFVMGEGAGIVILEELEHAKARGAKIYAEVVGYGLSGDAYHITAPSEDGDGAFRCMTMALKRAGIPASEVDYINAHGTSTMADTIELGAVERLVGDAASRVSMSSTKSAIGHLLGAAGAVEAIFATLAIRDNIAPPTLNLDNPDVETKIDLVPHKARKREINVALSNSFGFGGTNASLVLKRYEA, translated from the coding sequence ATGAGGCGTGTCGTTATCACAGGTACCGGCATGGTATCTCCGCTTGGCTGTGGCACCGAAGTGACCTGGAGCCGGCTTCTCGAAGGCCGCAGCGGCGCCGCCAGGGTTACCGCCTTCGAGGTCGAAGACCTCCCCGCCAAGATCGCCTGCTCCATTCCCCTCGGTGACGGTTCCGACGGCACCTACAATGCCGACCAGTGGATGGAACCCAAGGAACAGCGCAAGGTCGACCCGTTCATCGTCTATGCGATGGCCGCCGCCGACATGGCGCTTGCCGACGCCGGCTGGCACCCCAAGACCGACGAAGACCAGATCGCGACCGGCGTGCTCATCGGCTCCGGCATCGGCGGCCTCGAAGGCATCGTCGAGGGCGGCTATACGCTGCGCGACAAGGGCCCCCGCCGCGTTTCTCCCTTCTTCATTCCCGGCCGCCTGATCAATCTGGCCTCCGGCCACGTTTCGATCCGCCACAAGCTGCGCGGCCCGAACCACTCCGTCGTCACCGCCTGCTCGACCGGCGCGCACGCCATCGGCGATGCCAGCCGCCTGATCGCACTGGGCGATGCCGATGTCATGGTGGCCGGCGGCGCCGAATCGCCGATCTGCCGCATTGCGCTTGCCGGCTTTGCCGCCTGCAAGGCGTTGTCGACCGAGCGCAACGACGACCCGACCGCCGCCTCGCGCCCCTATGACCGCGACCGTGACGGCTTCGTCATGGGCGAGGGGGCCGGCATCGTCATCCTGGAAGAGCTGGAACACGCCAAGGCGCGCGGCGCGAAGATCTACGCCGAAGTCGTCGGCTACGGCCTTTCGGGCGACGCCTACCACATCACCGCACCATCCGAGGACGGCGACGGCGCGTTCCGCTGCATGACCATGGCGCTGAAGCGCGCCGGCATTCCGGCGAGCGAAGTCGACTATATCAACGCGCACGGCACCTCCACTATGGCCGACACGATCGAGCTCGGTGCGGTGGAGCGCCTCGTCGGCGATGCCGCCTCCCGCGTCTCCATGTCGTCCACCAAGTCGGCCATCGGCCACCTTCTGGGTGCTGCCGGTGCGGTCGAGGCGATCTTCGCGACGCTGGCGATCCGCGACAACATCGCGCCGCCGACGCTGAACCTCGACAATCCCGACGTCGAGACGAAGATCGACCTGGTGCCCCACAAGGCCCGCAAGCGCGAGATCAACGTGGCGCTGTCCAACTCGTTCGGCTTCGGCGGAACGAATGCCTCGCTGGTGCTGAAGCGCTACGAAGCCTGA
- a CDS encoding DUF2232 domain-containing protein, with translation MKTLTPSSIATGLVAGVTAALLSLSANAQSSLAIVLYAASALPILIAGLGWGNASAFIAVLAGGATASALVSSHFAALIVLITLIPAGWLSNLANLARPASELGGPDNALAWYPLSNILAHLAVMVTLGMIAVGAIVGYNSDMAGKLVDIVIETLKAQEPLYNPDAAAIAQLKSIFSLALPLVQGALWVFLLFAAYYVATFVVRASGKGLRPREDMPSTLRMHRNAIFPFLAGLILAFTGGVPAIIGALACGTFGAGFVLAGFASLHFRTRGKPWRLVALWFAYVSVLLFTIPIFAILLLGLLDTRRTIALTPTAPAEKKHQNI, from the coding sequence GTGAAGACCCTGACGCCATCCTCGATTGCGACCGGCCTTGTTGCCGGTGTGACCGCCGCTCTGCTGTCGCTGAGCGCGAATGCGCAGTCGTCGCTTGCGATCGTGCTTTACGCTGCGTCCGCCCTCCCCATCCTGATCGCAGGCCTCGGCTGGGGCAATGCCAGCGCCTTCATCGCCGTTCTTGCCGGCGGCGCGACGGCCTCGGCGCTCGTCTCCTCGCATTTCGCCGCGCTGATCGTTCTCATCACGCTGATTCCCGCCGGCTGGCTGAGCAACCTCGCCAACCTCGCGCGCCCCGCCTCCGAACTCGGCGGCCCGGACAACGCGCTCGCCTGGTATCCGCTGTCCAACATCCTCGCGCACCTTGCCGTCATGGTGACGCTCGGCATGATCGCCGTCGGCGCAATCGTCGGCTACAACAGCGACATGGCGGGCAAGCTCGTCGATATCGTCATCGAGACGCTGAAGGCGCAGGAACCGCTCTACAATCCCGATGCCGCCGCCATCGCGCAGTTGAAATCCATCTTCTCGCTGGCGCTGCCGCTGGTGCAGGGCGCGCTCTGGGTCTTCCTGCTGTTCGCGGCCTACTATGTCGCGACCTTCGTCGTGCGCGCCTCGGGCAAGGGCCTGCGCCCGCGCGAGGACATGCCGTCCACGCTGCGCATGCACCGCAATGCCATCTTCCCCTTCCTCGCCGGTCTCATCCTCGCCTTCACGGGCGGCGTGCCGGCGATCATCGGCGCGCTCGCCTGCGGCACCTTCGGGGCCGGCTTCGTGCTCGCCGGCTTCGCGAGCCTGCATTTCAGGACACGCGGCAAGCCGTGGCGGCTCGTCGCCCTGTGGTTCGCCTATGTTTCGGTATTGCTCTTCACGATACCGATCTTCGCCATCCTTCTCCTCGGCCTCCTGGACACGCGGCGCACCATTGCGCTGACGCCCACCGCCCCGGCGGAGAAGAAACACCAGAATATCTGA
- a CDS encoding nucleobase:cation symporter-2 family protein → MNIHANHSESQPAPADDLVFALEDKPKPAIALLAAIQHLLAIIVPIVTPGLLICQALGVSARDTNMIVSMSLVISGIATYVQCRRFGPLGAGLLIVQGTSFNFVGPLIAGGVLMVKQGTPVEAVMAAIFGVVIAGSFIEMGLSRVLPFVKKFITPLVTGIVVLMIGLTLIKVGLISMGGGFGAMQSGTFANGENLLLSGTVLGLIIVLNRIPVVWVRSAAIIIALGAGYALAAALGRLDFAGVHQAAWFEVPTPLHFGIDFSWTLFAPMVVIYLVTSLEAIGDITATSKISREPVEGPVWMERVKGGVLVNGVNSLLAGIFNTFPSSVFAQNNGIIQLTGVASRHVGVYIAAVLVLLGLFPTIAGVIQAVPEPVLGGAVIVMFGAVAASGINILAGLQLDRRALLIISISLALGLGVSQVPEFVSHMPNFLKNVLESGVATGGLSAVFLNWLLPETQEPKPVH, encoded by the coding sequence ATGAACATCCATGCCAACCATTCGGAATCCCAGCCTGCGCCGGCAGACGATCTGGTCTTCGCGCTTGAGGACAAGCCGAAGCCGGCGATCGCCCTTCTTGCCGCCATCCAGCACCTGCTCGCCATCATCGTGCCCATCGTCACGCCGGGCCTGCTGATCTGCCAGGCCCTCGGCGTCTCGGCACGCGACACCAACATGATCGTCTCGATGTCGCTGGTCATCTCCGGCATCGCCACTTACGTCCAGTGCCGCCGCTTCGGCCCGCTCGGCGCGGGCCTGCTGATTGTGCAGGGCACGAGCTTCAACTTCGTCGGTCCGCTGATCGCCGGCGGCGTGCTGATGGTCAAGCAGGGTACGCCCGTCGAGGCCGTCATGGCCGCGATCTTCGGCGTGGTCATCGCCGGCTCCTTCATCGAGATGGGGCTTTCGCGCGTCCTTCCCTTCGTCAAGAAGTTCATCACCCCGCTCGTCACCGGCATCGTCGTGCTGATGATCGGCCTCACGCTCATCAAGGTTGGCCTCATCAGCATGGGCGGCGGTTTCGGCGCCATGCAGTCGGGCACCTTTGCCAATGGTGAGAACCTGCTGCTTTCCGGCACCGTGCTCGGCCTGATCATCGTGCTCAACCGCATTCCGGTCGTCTGGGTGCGCAGCGCCGCGATCATCATTGCGCTCGGTGCGGGCTATGCGCTTGCCGCCGCGCTCGGCCGTCTCGATTTCGCGGGCGTCCATCAGGCCGCCTGGTTCGAGGTGCCGACGCCGCTGCATTTCGGCATCGATTTCTCCTGGACGCTCTTTGCGCCCATGGTCGTGATCTATCTCGTGACCTCGCTCGAGGCCATCGGCGACATCACCGCCACCAGCAAGATTTCGCGCGAGCCGGTCGAGGGCCCGGTCTGGATGGAGCGGGTGAAGGGCGGCGTGCTCGTCAACGGCGTGAACTCGCTGCTTGCCGGCATCTTCAACACCTTCCCCAGCTCGGTCTTCGCGCAGAACAACGGCATCATCCAGCTCACCGGCGTCGCCAGCCGCCATGTCGGCGTCTATATCGCCGCCGTGCTGGTGCTGCTCGGCCTGTTCCCGACCATTGCCGGCGTCATTCAGGCGGTGCCGGAGCCGGTTCTGGGCGGTGCGGTCATCGTTATGTTCGGCGCGGTCGCCGCCTCGGGCATCAACATCCTCGCCGGCCTTCAGCTCGACCGTCGCGCGCTGCTGATCATCTCGATCTCGCTGGCGCTCGGCCTCGGCGTGTCGCAGGTGCCGGAATTCGTCTCGCACATGCCGAACTTCCTGAAGAACGTTCTGGAATCGGGTGTGGCGACGGGCGGTCTCAGCGCGGTCTTCCTGAACTGGCTGCTGCCGGAAACGCAGGAACCCAAGCCCGTTCATTGA
- the fabG gene encoding 3-oxoacyl-[acyl-carrier-protein] reductase has translation MLDLTGRKALVTGASGGIGEEIARVLHAQGAIVGLHGTRVEKLETLANDLGERVHIFPANLSDRAEVKALGEKAEAELGGVDILVNNAGITKDGLFVRMSDEDWDAVLEVNLTAVFRLTRELTHPMMRRRYGRIINITSVVGVTGNPGQANYCASKAGMIGFTKSLAQEIATRNVTVNCVAPGFIESAMTGKLNDKQKEAIMGAIPMKRMGTGAEVASAVAYLASSEASYMTGQTLHVNGGMAMI, from the coding sequence ATGCTTGATCTTACCGGCCGCAAGGCTCTCGTTACCGGCGCATCCGGCGGCATCGGCGAAGAGATCGCCCGCGTTCTCCACGCCCAGGGCGCCATCGTTGGCCTGCACGGCACCCGCGTCGAGAAGCTGGAAACCCTCGCCAACGATCTCGGCGAACGCGTCCACATCTTCCCGGCCAACCTTTCCGACCGCGCCGAAGTCAAGGCGCTCGGCGAGAAGGCGGAAGCCGAACTCGGCGGCGTCGACATCCTCGTCAACAATGCCGGCATCACCAAGGACGGCCTGTTCGTGCGCATGAGCGACGAGGACTGGGATGCCGTCCTCGAAGTGAACCTGACGGCCGTCTTCCGCCTGACGCGCGAACTGACCCATCCCATGATGCGCCGCCGCTACGGCCGCATCATCAACATCACCTCGGTCGTCGGCGTCACCGGAAATCCGGGCCAGGCGAACTACTGCGCCTCCAAGGCCGGCATGATTGGCTTCACCAAGTCGCTGGCGCAGGAAATCGCGACCCGCAACGTCACGGTCAACTGCGTGGCCCCGGGCTTTATCGAAAGCGCGATGACCGGCAAGCTGAACGACAAGCAGAAGGAAGCGATCATGGGGGCCATCCCGATGAAGCGCATGGGCACCGGCGCGGAAGTCGCGTCGGCCGTCGCCTACCTCGCCTCGTCGGAAGCCTCCTACATGACGGGCCAGACGCTGCATGTGAACGGCGGCATGGCGATGATCTGA
- the rpsF gene encoding 30S ribosomal protein S6: protein MALYEHVFLARQDVSAQQVDALVEQYKGVIESFGGKVGRVENWGLKSLTYRIKKNRKAHYALMDIDAPAAAIHEMERQMRINEDVLRYMTVAVEAHEEGPSAMMQKRDRDDRPRRDGDDRGPRRDFGDRPRRDFGDRPPRGDRPAREDRA, encoded by the coding sequence ATGGCTCTTTACGAACATGTATTCCTGGCCCGCCAGGACGTGTCCGCCCAGCAGGTCGACGCTCTCGTCGAACAGTACAAGGGTGTGATCGAATCCTTCGGCGGCAAGGTCGGCCGGGTTGAGAACTGGGGCCTCAAGTCCCTCACCTACCGCATCAAGAAGAACCGTAAGGCGCATTACGCGCTGATGGACATCGACGCTCCGGCCGCCGCCATCCACGAGATGGAACGCCAGATGCGCATCAACGAAGACGTTCTTCGTTACATGACCGTCGCCGTCGAAGCCCACGAAGAAGGCCCGTCCGCGATGATGCAGAAGCGCGACCGCGACGACCGTCCGCGCCGCGATGGCGACGACCGCGGCCCGCGCCGTGATTTCGGCGACCGTCCGCGCCGCGACTTCGGCGACCGCCCGCCGCGTGGCGACCGTCCGGCCCGCGAAGACCGCGCATAA